From the Hoplias malabaricus isolate fHopMal1 chromosome 13, fHopMal1.hap1, whole genome shotgun sequence genome, the window AGTTTTGACATGATTTATCAATAACTAATAGtgatttctgttttaaaacattcacATTTCTTTCACTGAGGTTTTATTTCCTTGTAACCTCCTCCCTTCAGCCacaacccctctctctctccactgccTCTGACTGAGATGACCGTGTAGTCCATTGCTTGTGGGAGCAGTCTGAGGGGTGACTGCTCCCAGCCTCTACCTGCAGGACCGCTAATGACGTTAAATGCTACATTTAGAAAAGGCTGGCTAGCTAAGCTAATACCCCACCCACTTCAAATCTCTCGTGTATTCAGAAGGGCCTGCCTTGCTCGTCTGTTCATGAAGCTCCATCACATATGGAACCTGATTATTTTCAAGGCTGGCTTGAGCTCTCATTTGCatactttctttttattttctatgaGAACCAGTGGGttatataaacacataaatGAGGTCTTAATATAGATGGGACATTTTCATTTGTGAATTTTAATCCGGTCTCAGAATGCAGCTCAGACGGCCAAGGTTTCTGAATTGGTCCAAATATGTAGTAAACAGAGCATTTTTACTAAAGGTCAGTGTgctataaatattaatgttgatTTGCCCCTAGACAGTCAAGGTTTGTAGTGAATACATTATCATCCTGAAACAAGAAAGACGCCGCCCCAgacagtggacacagttttAAAAGAACAACTTTATATACTTTATATTGTAAACTGTAGCATTAATATTTTGGAAGATGTCGAGCCCAAACCATAAAAGGAATAAACCCTTAGCACCTCAAAAAACAAACTTGAGTCAATCACTTTAGATGTTTCCAACACGGCAGCATGACTTAAGCCACTCAAGCTGACTTTCTGCCTTGTGATATCAGACTTATCTGCAGCTGATAATGTTTTTGTGCTCCCAGAAGTTGTAGGAGCTCTGTATTAAGTGTTGGAATCGAagagaaatgtttatttgttacattcattcattcattgtccgtaactcttatccagttcagtgttagtctaccaggaatcattgggcgcaaggtgggaatacaccctggagggggcgccagtccttcacagggcgacacacactcacacattcactcacacctacggacactttggagtcgccaatcagTTTAATATATGTTTCCTTCTTCcgaagtgtgtgtttggagacgGCATGTCTTGCTtttgtgaatgaaaaaaaaaaaaacctgctgccAGAGCAAACCTCAGCAAAACTGTATCATATTTGACATTAATTTTCTACGCTatgtttatttcatacacttCATTTCATCTGCACTTATATCTTACTACTTTATTTTACAAAGCACTGTAATCAAAGATTATAAATATTCCCTCTTCCTCTGGAGAAGAGATAATGTACACTTAGGGAACACAACgagactttaaaaccacttgTGTACCTTTTAACATCACGTACATTTATACTATGTTTACCGTTCTTGAACAAATACGTACCTGtatagtagttttttttttaaatatgtgtttaatCCATGTGCCTTGTAGCCATTCAATATTaatttgaaaatggaaaaaaaaataaaaacactcctGATTTGTAAACAGAAATTCtcaatgaaataaaacaggaaaatgctctgtttctggggctgtggtgagggtagtctcagccacagacgctccTCCGAGAAGTTAACGGAGAGTCTGATATTTCCATTGTATTAAGCTGGCCTCACTACCATGATTCTGCCTCCTTCTACACCTCATGGCAAAATAGCAGGCGGCTGACGAgtccttttgtgtgtcagtGAAATCCTTTAGAAGTGTAAGGACATTTTGATTTAAAGTGTTGACTAGAGTGACCAgttctgagatggtgaaaaagagggggGCGAGGGGGGGGGCTGCCgatgtatgcttagctgaaactatgtgtgcttttaagttctttacacctttatttaaacctttatttgctacacaaaacatgggagtttcttttttaattaatccgagaacttacatttccgtttcggcatagctgctcgagatgagggtgggtacatgagctttgcctgacgtaaacaaggactactgacgtgcagactgaccaattaaatgtttacagaggttatcgaccaataacggtagctctacagtcagaccgtccaatcagaagattctaggctacttcaccacgcccccttctcactcaagagaaccaatcggagtaggggagggcgggactagtttgtgaacgaaacttctcgaagttctatgtaagctctagaaaaacaaaatcccggacatttgtgaaattccgcccgaaCATTTTtctaagtctaaaaaagaggacatgtccgggtaaaagaggacgtctgttctttttttaaaaaaaataaccctCCTTTTCCTCACAGTCCTGCAACGTGGGGCAGATACTGCTCTAAAATATTCAGTTATTTACAGACTACTGTTCCAAAGCCATCATTCTGAGCTTTCTTTTTTCACACAGAGAGCAGTGAATAAAGTCAAAGTAAATAACAGTGAAGAGCAGTTGAATCCCAAGGATTTGACTCTTAAAGTGTTTTGATTTGAAACTCTTGCGGTCTGCTCAGTCTGGGTTTGCAGTTGTCATATGAAGTTGTGGTTGCTATTGTGTGCGGTGTGTTAATGGTGTGCACACGTTTGTGTAAATACACACCTTACGGCTCCTGGTAGTAATGTCTTTTTTTCTGGCTCTTTGTGTCTGAAAGGTCGGTGACCCCTGATGTAATGTATTTGCCACCCTTCAGCTTCAGCTTTCTGACAAAGCCCCTCTGAGGTCACCACTTTGTTCTTGTGCAATTAAAGAGTGCACCCATAACAACCCAAAGTAAACTGTGTTGCCGATGACGTGCTTAGACCTCAGTGACGTTAAAACTGATATGAAGACTGAATTACTTCTGAAGACTGATGCTTCTGTTCCCTGACCACAGCAGGGGACAATTAATTAGGACTGAGTTGCTCCGTAGGACAGTGTTTGCTTAGCACTGTGCAAACAACACTGACGGTGTGCTGCTGGAAATTCAATTAAATTCAGAATGTTTAGCCTCAGATATAGAGCTAggaaatttattttctttccagTGTCAGTGCACAGAAGATGGGCCTTCACTTCCTGAGTCGTATGATCACTAGACATGGTCATGACGGTCTGTGATGAAACATCACACGCAGAATTGGGTCTTTAGCAAGTGTTTGTTGCACATCATGAGGGCATAGAATCATCTGGGGAAGTCTCTGCTTACTCTCATTATCACTTTACTCTCATATTACTGCTTCATATCAGTGTTTCACAAGGATCTGGTTTGTGAACCTTGTGGTTAATATATTTGCCGGGGCAGCATGGGGGCGCAGCaagttagtgtcacagtcacacagctccaggggcctgagggttgtgtgtttgattcccactccaggtgactgtctgtgaggagtgtggtgtgttttccctgtgtctgcgtgggtttcctccgggtgactgtctgtgaggagtgtggtgtgttctctctgtgtctgcgagggtttcctcttggtgactgtctatgaggagtgtggtgcgttctccctgtgtctgcgtgggtttcctccgggtgactgtctataaggagtgtggtgtgttctccctgtgtctgcctgggtttcttctatattgctccagtttcctcacttggcctaaacacacacatttataggtggattggtgtgtgtgtgtgtgtgtgtgtgtctccctgtatgtgtgtgtgtcaccctttaaaggactggcaccccatccaGAGTGAtcttctgccttgtgcccaatgattccaggtaggctctagacccaccgcgaccctgaactggataagagttacagataatgaatgaatgaatatattggtTGTTCCAACAGAAATAATCCAAATAAATCAAATTCATAAGCTTTTCCTGAGCTGAAGTTGGTTTGTAAAATCAGGAAAAATACACACATGTATCACTCAGAAGACAGATTGGGAACAAAAGCACTGCATGAACGTAAATAGCACCATCTATTGGAGCACACCAGCATATCAATGTGATAAAGAAAAGAATTTATTTTGCAATCAACACTGATTTAACAGCTGAAAAACTCACATCAGCTTTTTCAAAATAACTGAAATATAAATCAGAAGCTAACACTGAGAAATGTGATACGCAAGAGACAATGCAAGCCGTTTAATCTGAACTCAAAATCATAACGtgtaaacacaacacaatacacattGCCGCCAAAATTACTTTACTGTCTTTCATAAAATATTGATCATGTGCCATTTAAACACAAGCTGTTGACAAAAATGCTTGAGTGAAAGTAACAGCcttaaaaagctttaaaattaAGTTTAATAACATAAACCCTGGTAGTAGTTCTGACTTATATCAGCAAGAACCAATCAATCAATAAGATAAACTGCATGGGAATTAAACTGTCTGATTTCTGAAGAGAAAAAGTAAAGATCACCCAGGTTTTAAGATTTATATTGAGAAGTTGTAAAAAGTCcaaattaaaatattgattGAGTGAAAGTACAATTAATAAAGCATTTTCCACCCTCTGTCTGTAGCTGCACCAGGCCTCTGTGGTGTAATAGGTCTGCAATCGCAAATGAATAAACTGGTAGTTTTGAGGCAAACTGTGAACCCTATAAAATCATAAGCTTTGCAAGAACTGTAGGCACTTAACTCAGTGTTTTCACAAACATTAGATAGTTTCTGTAACGCAAATGTGTTTAGTAGCTTAGCTTCAAATGTTGTATTTCCTGTTTTATACCAAAAATACCACTATTAACTGTAATAAAAGGACAAAATGTCTGTATTCTGAGCTTTACTGTTATTACAGTCACTCACTGTGACTCCTGCTTTGCTCTGATCCTTGGATTTACTCATGATTTTTCTTAAAATCATACGATCAATGTTCAACTAATCAATGCATTAGcaatttttaaagtaaatatccAGAGACTGGAGAATCCAGACGTTTACCAGTTTACTAGAATCAGAGGAGGATAAACATTAAACAGCACAGAGCTCTTGTTCCAACGGACCTGAGTTTCCTTCCTGTTACAGAATACACTTCACAGGTAACAGACAAAGTGTTCTCATAGAGAGGCCAAGTGAAGGGCCAGGTAGATGAGATTTATAGTGGAGCAGGCGAAGCCAGCCAGGTTGCAGAGGTTGGATAGTCCATGGTAGCGGTAGAAGCTACTCCGGTGGCTCTTGTATTTGGGGTCCTGTTCTCGAAGTTTAACGTAGCGGTCTCTGTTAGTGGTGAAGCCCACCTCCGCTCCGAGGCCATGCTCCTTCTCGATCTCCCTCATCACCAGCATGTTCTCTGTTATAGCCGGCCCGAACCACTGAGCGTTCAGCCCTGCCATGATCACAGCCACGAAGAACAGAGACATCTGCAAGAGAAACACACAGTCGTTTGGGCTGTAGGCTGAAAAGAACTGCAATGTCCTGGTTATTATTTTACAGAAGACTGCTCCAGTGCAAAGAGTCCACAGGACCAAAgaataaacatgaaaaaagaTCAGTTGGATCAATTTGGTTTAAGATCGGTCACATACTCAAACTGGTCGAGTGCTTCCTGTGAAAAAAGCTAGTTTTGTTATGTTCCTGAAACTATTTATTTTCAAGCAGCTgctgaaaaaacactgaactgtGCTAATGATGTTAGAAAAGGTTTAACCAGAGTGACCTGTTGTCTACTGAGTAAAAGCTATTTAAGGACAGTTACTAGTGCGACTGCAACACTGGTAATGGGTTCACCTTCAGAAGTCCTTGATTAACTGACTGTGGTGAGAAACATGCAGAAACGTGTATCTTTTGGAAAGTAGTTGGTtaccattattttaaaatagtcACATGACCCACAACCATTCCAGCCGTCAATAAACACAGCAATGATTCCC encodes:
- the tmem205 gene encoding transmembrane protein 205 — encoded protein: MVTEGDPTDLVKVLHLLVMAFSWGMQVWVSFIAGFVLVSQVTLHTFGLVQSKLFPWYFYCLLGSNTVSLAIYAVYHPRELLDWHESVQMSLFFVAVIMAGLNAQWFGPAITENMLVMREIEKEHGLGAEVGFTTNRDRYVKLREQDPKYKSHRSSFYRYHGLSNLCNLAGFACSTINLIYLALHLASL